A single Cryptosporangium minutisporangium DNA region contains:
- a CDS encoding chemotaxis protein CheW, with the protein MAQQPNTRSEMSAAESDRYLRFTLNGELYALNIFNVTEILEHRQLTPVPMMPDFIRGVINLRGRVVPVIDLAIRFGRGVTAIARRTCIIIVRIPNPSAAEASADDGEPANEGTQDIGILVDVVNKVVRLAPDEIEPAPAFGAGIRADYISGMAKRDDDFVIVLDVSRVLSISDMVSLQSATTDPVAAEAAARSARTS; encoded by the coding sequence ATGGCGCAGCAGCCCAACACTCGTAGCGAAATGAGCGCCGCGGAGTCCGACCGCTACCTGAGATTCACGCTGAACGGCGAGCTGTACGCACTCAACATCTTCAACGTCACGGAGATCCTCGAGCACCGCCAGCTGACGCCGGTGCCGATGATGCCCGACTTCATCCGCGGCGTGATCAACCTCCGTGGACGAGTGGTTCCGGTCATCGACTTGGCGATCCGATTCGGCCGCGGCGTCACCGCGATCGCGCGTCGCACCTGCATCATCATCGTCCGGATCCCGAATCCGTCGGCCGCGGAGGCGTCGGCAGACGACGGGGAGCCCGCCAACGAGGGAACCCAGGACATCGGGATTCTGGTCGACGTCGTGAACAAGGTCGTGCGCCTCGCGCCCGACGAGATCGAGCCCGCACCGGCGTTCGGGGCGGGTATCCGCGCCGACTACATCAGCGGCATGGCCAAACGCGACGACGACTTCGTCATCGTGCTCGACGTCAGCCGGGTGCTCTCGATCAGCGACATGGTGAGCCTGCAGAGCGCGACCACCGATCCGGTCGCCGCCGAGGCCGCGGCCCGGAGCGCCCGGACGTCATGA